From Vigna unguiculata cultivar IT97K-499-35 chromosome 5, ASM411807v1, whole genome shotgun sequence, the proteins below share one genomic window:
- the LOC114184754 gene encoding dehydration-responsive element-binding protein 1B-like — MNNDDYSFSSSPSSTSSQSQLCNPNSPSENSPLPTQKPCGSHKRKAGRKKFQETRHPVYRGVRQRNGNKWVCEVREPNTKSRIWLGTYSTPEMAARAHDVAALALKGTSAALNFPDSVSLLPVAKSSSAADIRAAAAQVSEVFLSTNTSSSSANDSRVEIETNCSVVNDVEEFKKSVFFDEEAFYNMPGLLHSMAEGLLITPPSMVSFDWDEVDCETDLTLWTY; from the coding sequence ATGAACAATGATGACTACTCTTTCTCTTCATCGCCATCATCTACTTCTTCTCAGAGCCAACTCTGCAACCCGAATTCTCCATCGGAAAATTCACCATTGCCCACACAAAAACCATGTGGTTCTCACAAGAGAAAAGCTGGGAGAAAAAAGTTTCAAGAAACACGACATCCAGTGTATAGAGGAGTTCGTCAGAGAAACGGTAACAAATGGGTGTGTGAAGTCCGTGAACCCAACACCAAATCAAGGATATGGCTTGGAACATACTCTACACCAGAAATGGCAGCTAGGGCACATGACGTGGCTGCCCTAGCACTTAAGGGCACCTCTGCGGCATTGAATTTCCCTGATTCGGTTTCTCTTCTTCCAGTTGCAAAGTCATCTTCAGCTGCAGATATTCGAGCTGCTGCAGCACAAGTTTCCGAGGTTTTTCTTTCAACTAACACTTCTTCATCCTCTGCAAATGATTCAAGGGTTGAAATTGAAACTAATTGTTCGGTTGTGAATGATGTTGAGGAGTTTAAGAAATCAGTGTTCTTTGACGAAGAGGCGTTTTATAACATGCCAGGTTTGTTACATAGTATGGCAGAGGGTCTTCTCATTACTCCACCTTCTATGGTGAGTTTTGATTGGGACGAGGTTGATTGTGAAACAGATCTCACTCTCTGGACATATTAA
- the LOC114183808 gene encoding stress-response A/B barrel domain-containing protein At5g22580, protein MLAMGEFKHFVIVKFKEGVAVDELTKGMEKLVSEIDAVKSFEWGRDIESLDVLRQGFTHAFLMTFNKKEDFAAFQSHPNHVEFSTTFSAAIENIVLLDFPSTIVKAPA, encoded by the exons ATGCTAGCAATGGGGGAATTCAAACACTTTGTGATTGTTAAGTTCAAGGAAGGTGTGGCAGTTGATGAGCTCACAAAAGGGATGGAGAAGTTGGTCTCAGAGATTGATGCTGTCAAGTCCTTTGAATG GGGAAGGGACATTGAAAGCTTAGATGTGCTGAGACAAGGTTTCACTCATGCCTTTTTAATGACATTCAACAAGAAAGAAGACTTTGCTGCATTTCAAAGCCACCCGAATCATGTTGAGTTTTCCACAACATTTTCAGCAGCAATTGAGAACATTGTGCTGCTGGATTTCCCATCTACTATTGTCAAGGCCCCAGCATGA
- the LOC114183807 gene encoding uncharacterized protein LOC114183807, which yields MNMKPFNKIQILYYLFIFHTTLCTPIEQHNHTNYCSDSKTESSFLNPNSSITSLLSKITICRSQNLYLRTSLGLFQVSSLDYNARLLTISHPCSSSLHYISPLAVTAGFQSPPEPNSLLLFNCSSTTDSIPPPFIRNGKGLLHNCGNAASTSSRVQGQEKSPNSSLVIEDLQRAVDKGFQPKDLNCSHYSWMHRSSSNGEGYVLGTRMSFDVPNHVEDLCKECEKPNGNCGVGLKCLCHAKECKDKIISESGSMKSVGNNVLLSFLSVIGVVAFFKDV from the exons ATGAACATGAAGCCATTCAACAAAATCCAAATTCTCTATTATTTGTTCATCTTCCACACCACACTATGTACTCCCATAGAACAGCACAATCATACCAACTACTGCAGTGATAGCAAAACTGAATCATCTTTCTTGAATCCAAATTCTTCTATTACATCCCTATTAAGCAAAATCACCATATGCAGATCTCAGAATCTCTACTTGAGAACATCTCTTGGACTTTTCCAAGTTTCTTCACTTGACTACAATGCTAGATTACTAACCATATCTCACCcttgttcttcttctctccATTATATTTCTCCTCTGGCTGTTACTGCAGGCTTTCAATCTCCTCCAGAACCTAACTCACTCCTTCTTTTCAACTGTTCAAGCACAACAGATTCCATTCCACCACCATTTATCCGAAATGGCAAAGGCTTGCTACATAACTGTGGAAATGCTGCTTCAACTTCTTCTAGGGTTCAAGGGCAAGAGAAAAGTCCAAATTCAAGTTTAGTTATTGAAGATCTTCAAAGGGCTGTTGACAAGGGCTTTCAACCTAAAGATTTGAACTGCTCTCACTATAGCTGGATGCACAGAAGTTCCTCAAATGGTGAAGGGTATGTGTTGGGAACAAGGATGTCCTTTGATGTGCCAAATCATGTGGAAGATCTTTGTAAAGAGTGTGAAAAGCCTAATGGAAACTGTGGTGTAGGGTTGAAGTGTTTGTGCCATGCAAAAGAGTGCA AAGACAAGATCATCTCAGAAAGTGGGTCCATGAAATCTGTTGGTAATAATGTTCTTCTCTCTTTCCTTTCTGTCATTGGTGTTGTAGCTTTCTTCAAGGATGTGTAG
- the LOC114184755 gene encoding dehydration-responsive element-binding protein 1F-like, translating into MNFQIEYPFSFQSSSTVFQSSSPCTPPNNNNNNNPNLLSHPLVHAQFVVSPKRKGGRKKFKETRHPIYRGVRQRKGKWVCELREPKKTTRIWLGTYPTPEMAARAHDVGALAIRGTSAILNFPNSASLLPILNSSSPKDIRAAAAEAAESFRPIALSSLSNPRNNKTGRKTKCKRVSKKVSPMEETTQETVLDSGMEKNNCDLSSTVFFDEEALFNMPGLLDRMAESLCLLPLPSVDYWDDHAYFTDFNLWTD; encoded by the exons ATGAATTTTCAGATCGAATACCCTTTTTCATTTCAATCTTCTTCCACCGTTTTCCAATCATCATCACCATGCACACCacccaataataataataataataaccctAACCTACTCTCACATCCTTTAGTTCATGCACAATTTGTAGTTTCGCCCAAAAGGAAAGGTGGGAGAAAGAAGTTCAAGGAAACTCGCCACCCGATTTATAGGGGTGTCCGGCAAAGGAAGGGCAAGTGGGTTTGTGAGCTCAGGGAACCCAAGAAGACCACAAGGATTTGGTTAGGGACATACCCTACACCTGAAATGGCAGCTAGGGCACATGATGTGGGTGCCCTAGCAATTAGGGGCACTTCAGCGATTCTAAACTTTCCAAACTCAGCTTCTCTTCTTCCAATCCTTAACTCATCTTCACCTAAAGATATTCGAGCAGCTGCAGCAGAAGCTGCTGAGAGTTTCCGACCAATCGCGCTTTCTTCCTTGTCCAATCCTCGTAACAACAAAACTGGTCGCAAAACAAAGTGCAAGAGAGTTAGTAAAAAGGTTTCACCAATGGAGGAAACCACACAGGAAACAGTGTTGGACTC TGGCATGGAGAAAAACAACTGTGATTTGTCTTCAACCGTGTTCTTCGATGAAGAGGCATTGTTCAACATGCCTGGTCTGTTGGATAGAATGGCAGAGAGTTTATGTCTTCTTCCATTACCTTCGGTGGATTATTGGGATGATCATGCTTATTTCACAGACTTCAATCTGTGGACTGATTGA